The genomic region TCGAAATCATCTTCAGGGGGACGCTGCCCGGAGCCAGAGGCGAAGCCGCGTGGTGAGTTTCCAAGTTAGGTAATCGCTTTGCGCAGCACTTCTTCTCGCTACGGCGCCGGCGCCCGATTGTTCCATTGGCTGACGGTCATGCTGGTTCTTGTCGCCTATGTGCTGAGCAGTGGCGATGGCTACTCGCTCTATTCCGCCTCCGCGGACGGGCTCCGGAGGATTCACGAGACGCTCGGGGTTCTTGTTTTCAGTGTCGTCGTACTGCGGTTGGTATGGAGGCTGATCGACAGCGCGCCAGCGAAGCAGCCGATGCCGCGATGGATGACCCTGATCGCGCAGCTCGTCCACTTCGTGCTTTATGTGTTCCTCATTGCGATTCCAACAACGGCCGTGCTTGGTACCTGGCTTGAGGGGATTCCCGTCACTCTTCCCGGATTCGACATCGCTCCGCAGATCACGAAAGCGCATGGTCTGGGTCATCTGATGATGGAAATACATGCCACGCTAGGTAACGCCATCCTCTGGGTTGCCGGCGTGCATACAGCCGCGGCCCTCTTCCACTACTTTTATCTGCGTGATGAAGTGTTTCAGTCGATGATTCCCGGTGCATGAATGATCAGTCCGAGTACCGCGGAGAGCCGTATTCCCTCTGAAATTGGCGATATTTGCTTGCAAAATTCACTGAATCTCATGCGCTGCCGCTCCAACTGACAGGAGTTCGTCGCGACAGCGCACTGACACAAATACGGTAGATGATGTCAAAGTCCGTGCCTCCTGCAGGAAGCCGAGGTCGCCCTCAGACCGCCGTTGTTAGCTGGTGCAATTTGAGTCGCCGAATTGCCGATTACCCAATCAAGTCTAGCGACATTGAGGCTCGTTTGTTCGACGTCGCGCAAGTAGTTTGCGCAATCGTAGCGCGGGAAGATCTGCGTTGGGGTTGCCGATCCTGCCGCAAACAGCCTCGACGGCGCGGGCAGTTGGCTTGTCGTAGAGTGTGCTAGCGAGCGTGGCTAAGATCCGTTCGATGCGGTGCAGGCCCGGTGAACCGAGTGAACGAATTGTACTCGTCTATCGTTAGCTTTTTGAGGACGTTCGTTGCTCACTGCGTCTGAAGCGTCAGTTGGTAGGAGTGGTGAGCGGGCTGTCATTGGTGTCAAGGACGAACAGGGCGAGCAGCTTCGCCGGCTCGGTCTTGCTCGCGTTGCGGCTGATCGAGTGGAGCGAACCCGGAGATTCAGACCAGCTCTCGCCGGCCCGATAGATGCGCGTCTCGCTATCATTTACCTTCGACTCGATCGCGCCTGAGATCACATATGCATAGATAAAAGCAGATTTCGCGTGGGTGTGGGGCGGAGAGGCCGCGCCCGGTGCGTAATCGACTTCCACAGCAATCAGCGACTTGCCAGGGATATTGGGAATAGCCGCCTCGAAGTTCTTCGTGACGGTTTCCGCCCCGCTATCATGGGCGCAAATAGGGCCGGTCATCGAGAAGGCGAGAGCGGCGCTAAGGACGATAATGGATTGGATCTTCATGGGCTTTGTCCTTTTGAGCAACAAGTCGGAAAGATGATGATCCTCGATAGGAAAATCACGATCGTATCCGTTATAACGGGCGGGAAGAGGTCGTCACGAGACTGGCTATTTCAAATGTTATCTGAAACTCGTGGTGGAACGTTAGGCTCGCTTGAGCGATGCTAAGCTGACGTCACCTCACGGGAAAATGTCTGACTGTTATGGTTTCCATTCCAACGCGTCCATTGTGCTGATGAGCTCCGACGCGAGAGGAGCCCGCGTGCCGCACGCACCTGGCGAATTAGGTGTGCCACGTCAATGCCACACATGACGTCATTGGCGCCATGCAATGCCAGTTCAGGAGTGGATAGGCGGCCGTTTCCCGCAGGCTGGGACGTTGATCGATTGCCGAGGCGGCGAGTTTCTGCAGACGCGGCCACTGGCATCTGGCTCGGGCACTGCGCGAGTGACTATAACTATCGTTTATTGATTTTATGGCGACAATCAATTTTGCGTTGCCGACGTCCTTTGGTCAATCTCCGAGCTAGCGTCGTATAATTCGATCCTGTGACCTACATACAATGTCGGCTTGAGAAGCTAGGCGGCTCGATTATGCGAAGCAACGACCTCATCGATTCGGCGCGCCTTCCGGAGATGGGATCAGCGAAGCGACCTGGTCACCGGATGCGGGGCCGTTCTTGAGGAAGCCGCGGGCGGTTCGAGCGCCTTGCGGTTCAAACAGTGAGGCCGATTATGATGCTGCAAAACGGCGACATCTTTCCATCTCTTACCTTCGCTCGCGTCGGGGGCGGAAAAATCAGCCTGCCTGCCGATCTTGCAGGTTGGTTTGGCGTGGTTTTATTCCATCGTGGCTCCTGGTGCCCGTACTGCAACGCTCAGCTCGCCGCTTTCGCGCGAGCGGCAGACAAATTCGTCGGTGAAGGCATCAAGGTCGTCTCGGTATCGGTAGACGACCGGGAAAAATCGGAAATGCTCGTCGAAAAGCACAAAATCGGTTTCCCCGTCGCTTACGGTGCTGACGCGCGAGCGGTTTCCGCGGTGACCGGCGCCTTCGTTAATGACGATCCCGTCTGTCTCCAGGCAACCGGCTTCGTCTTGAACCCCGAAGGCCAAGTGGTGACGGCCGTTTATTCGACCCGCGCGATCGGCCGTCTGATGCCCGACGATGTGCTCGGTTTTGTCCGCCACCTCAAATCTTTGGCAAAAAATTGAAAGCAGCAAAGCAGCGGGATTAGCTGGAAGATCGATGGATGGCGCACGTGTCTGGATGGCGCTTGGCCGGGGACCCGCCAGGTCCCATCGGCGATCGCCGGATCGTAGTCATCGCTTGGCAGCGCCATACGATGAGACGTATGGTTTCCACGGGCCTCGCTGAAAAAGGCGTATTCCAGGCAGTTTTGTGGTCGAAACTCACGAAGCGAATGCACCGATTCTGATTCCAGACATTCCGGCGATTATCGCTGATGCTACGACGGCGCTCATAGCGATGCAGACACCCCAAAGTCGACCGGCAGTACGTTGATCGACACCGTGTGCGATCAGCACCACCCTTAATCCTGAAGCGAGGTGGCTCAAGACAAAGAAGACGCCGAGCGCGTAGTGAGGGAGCAGACGGATGTTCCAAGCTTCATGAATGAGCCCAGTCGGAGCTCCGATCGCGAAGTTCCAATCCGTGGGTATGCCGAGAAAGCTTCGTGCGTAGACGAAGACCGAATTCATGTGGCCGAGAATGAAGATTGAGAGATAGGCGCCCGAAGCGACCTGATAGGTCCTCTGGAAGTCATGCGCCGAGGCGCTCCACCGCCACGCCAGAAGGAGGCCGGTCCCTATCTGGAAAAGCATGGTTGCAACCAACAAGGGTTCACCTACGGCAGAGCGATAAACCACGCGTCCGATCTTCATCACTGCGGCGTGCGCATCAGGACCTATCAAGCCGAACAGATGGTTCGCTAGATGAAACACCACATATAGGCTCAGGACCACGGCCGTTACTCCATGGACAACCCGCCAACCTCCGACCACAGGCTCAGCTGATTCAGCCGGACCTCGTGCAGACTGCGACCATTTCGCGATCGCGAGCCAGATCGCGCACCAGATGACCTCATCGGGAATA from Bradyrhizobium sp. CB1015 harbors:
- a CDS encoding cytochrome b, with product MLVLVAYVLSSGDGYSLYSASADGLRRIHETLGVLVFSVVVLRLVWRLIDSAPAKQPMPRWMTLIAQLVHFVLYVFLIAIPTTAVLGTWLEGIPVTLPGFDIAPQITKAHGLGHLMMEIHATLGNAILWVAGVHTAAALFHYFYLRDEVFQSMIPGA
- a CDS encoding cupin domain-containing protein, producing MKIQSIIVLSAALAFSMTGPICAHDSGAETVTKNFEAAIPNIPGKSLIAVEVDYAPGAASPPHTHAKSAFIYAYVISGAIESKVNDSETRIYRAGESWSESPGSLHSISRNASKTEPAKLLALFVLDTNDSPLTTPTN
- a CDS encoding redoxin domain-containing protein, with amino-acid sequence MMLQNGDIFPSLTFARVGGGKISLPADLAGWFGVVLFHRGSWCPYCNAQLAAFARAADKFVGEGIKVVSVSVDDREKSEMLVEKHKIGFPVAYGADARAVSAVTGAFVNDDPVCLQATGFVLNPEGQVVTAVYSTRAIGRLMPDDVLGFVRHLKSLAKN